Proteins encoded in a region of the Diadema setosum chromosome 7, eeDiaSeto1, whole genome shotgun sequence genome:
- the LOC140230807 gene encoding uncharacterized protein, whose protein sequence is MKQAAALVLSLTVLVVSAINLRQGPRSVQVRPGVMVTLTCDVDQKGGTTVYWKRLESNEYLSHDRNVYMRLPADRRRRYSIVGSHAQDVFTLQIANVELADDGTYQCGYADGLGRFNVLASARLTILIAPSAESPMCFVNTVSGNPKQRKVGDVVDLICKTEGGNPIPDLTWFRGEEELEENENRRFAVHRQILRPQDANTNYTCVMRGPLVTERRACTLFPMQTPPEVRIEPALISARIGSSAIFTCSMIGSNMEVRKYSWNVDKTTAQTVLSASGRMTLTHSDQVLTISDIQEEDNDMVLTCQTQTTTGELLSSTARLVIVEPTTMMTEELPEQTTTLSPTGSEDTGTRRSWQRAMRPTGYNTELPITEELDRYATTEVDVTVEMKPKVPAFLRKKTFLYTSVITGAVIVILLIVIVVIVKVVKKRRWKNVGITDPVMRKVHGNSDGYATILEMKRDNGSTYRGAATLPNLKSDRRLNLRGGSSLSLSARSTAGKSGASRLSPLYARADKVRGGHHELLAESKDNPADPQEHHDLVEHCKDPNQAGDSSAPSTLSNKDLNVEGLIYADLILNESDSPKKAPAIKGTQYASIVPQGKP, encoded by the exons ATGAAGCAGGCAGCGGCGCTGGTATTATCTCTAACAGTACTGGTGGTGAGTGCCATCAATCTCCGCCAGGGCCCACGCTCCGTGCAGGTTCGCCCTGGTGTCATGGTGACACTTACATGTGATGTTGACCAGAAGGGTGGGACTACCGTTTACTGGAAACGTCTCGAGAGCAACGAGTACCTCAGCCACGACCGCAACGTCTACATGCGTCTTCCCGCGGATCGTCGAAGACGCTACTCCATCGTTGGCAGCCACGCCCAAGATGTGTTTACGCTGCAAATTGCAAATGTCGAGCTCGCAGATGACGGGACTTACCAGTGTGGTTACGCAGACGGACTCGGACGTTTCAACGTTTTGGCGTCGGCGCGGCTCACGATCCTCATCGCACCATCAGCGGAGTCGCCCATGTGTTTCGTCAACACTGTTAGCGGCAATCCAAAGCAGAGGAAG GTTGGTGATGTAGTTGACCTGATCTGCAAGACAGAGGGCGGCAATCCCATTCCGGACCTGACGTGGTTTCGTGGAGAGGAAGAGCTTGAGGAGAACGAGAACAGACGATTCGCTGTGCACCGCCAAATCCTTCGTCCACAAGACGCCAATACGAACTACACCTGCGTTATGCGAGGACCACTTGTCACAGAAAGGAGGGCCTGCACTTTATTTCCCATGCAGACTCCTCCAGAGGTGAGGATCGAACCAGCCTTGATTTCAGCCAGGATTGGCTCCTCGGCCATATTTACGTGCTCAATGATAGGCAGCAACATGGAGGTGCGAAAGTATTCATGGAACGTAGACAAAACCACGGCTCAGACTGTACTGAGTGCTTCGGGTAGAATGACGCTGACACACAGCGACCAAGTCCTAACGATCAGCGACATCCAGGAAGAGGACAACGACATGGTGCTAACATGTCAGACACAAACTACAACTGGCGAGTTGCTGAGCAGCACAGCCAGACTTGTCATCGTCGAACCTACGACAATGATGACAGAGGAACTACCAGAACAGACGACCACCCTTAGCCCCACTGGCAGTGAAGACACGGGCACGAGACGATCATGGCAGCGTGCCATGCGACCCACAGGATACAACACCGAACTTCCAATTACCGAGGAACTCGATAGATACGCCACCACCGAAGTCGACGTCACAGTGGAAATGAAGCCCAAAGTTCCAGCATTTCTGAGAAAAAAGACATTCTTATACACCTCCGTGATAACGGGAGCTGTTATTGTAATCTTGCTAATTGTCATAGTGGTGATCGTCAAAGTTGTCAAGAAACGACGATGGAAGAACGTCGGCATCACCGATCCCGTGATGAGGAAGGTACACGGTAACAGCGACGGATATGCGACGATCCTTGAGATGAAGCGAGATAACGGCAGTACCTACCGAGGAGCGGCCACTCTTCCCAACCTGAAGTCGGATCGTAGACTCAATCTACGCGGGGGCAGCAGCCTGTCTTTGTCAGCACGAAGTACTGCTGGAAAGAGTGGGGCCTCCAGGCTCTCTCCTCTCTACGCCAGGGCGGACAAAGTTCGCGGTGGTCACCACGAGCTCTTGGCTGAGTCAAAAGACAACCCTGCCGACCCCCAAGAGCATCATGACCTGGTAGAGCATTGTAAGGACCCAAACCAAGCTGGCGACTCGTCAGCCCCCTCCACACTGTCGAATAAAGACTTGAACGTTGAGGGACTCATTTATGCCGATCTCATTCTTAATGAGAGTGATTCTCCAAAGAAGGCTCCAGCTATCAAGGGAACTCAGTATGCAAGCATTGTCCCACAGGGAAAACCCTGA